The Stutzerimonas stutzeri DNA window TGGCCGCGGCTGGCCTTCAGCGCGGCGAGCGTGCAGCGCAGCGTCAGCCCGACGCCATAGACGTTGGTCAGCAGCATCTCCTTCCATACCGCCGGGTCGGCCGCGCTGAAGCCGCCTTCGCTGCCCGGTATGCCGGCGTTGGCGTAGACCGCATCGAGCTGGCCGAAGCGCTCCAGAACCTGCTGCACCATTGCCTGCTGTTCGGCGTAGTCGGTGACGTCGCAGCGGATGGCGATGGCGCGCTGCGGACCGATTTCATCAACCAGCCGCTGCAGCTTGTCCGCCGAACGCGCGGCCAGTGCCAGGCGATAGCCGGCCTTGGCGGCCTGGCGCGCGGTGGCCGCACCGATCCCGGACGAGGCGCCGGTGATCAACAGAACGGGATCGCTCATGCCGCCTCCTCAGTAGTTCGGAGTGGTTTCCGGAATGGCGCTGGCGTCGGTGATGAAGGGCATCGTCCAGGGCTCCAGGGTGCAACCCTTGTCGATCAGCTCCTGGCGGGTCTGCTCGATGACCTGGGCCATGCGCAGCGGGTCGGCGTAGTCGCGCACCTGCGCTACCCGGGCGAGTTCTTCGCCGCTGCCGTTCATCACGGTGAAACCGAAGCTGTCGTCTTCGGGGTTGGCGCTGGTCACGCAGCCACAGGGCAGAAAGGCTTCCGAGGCCAGTTGCATCGCGTTGTCCAGGCTCAGGGGCGTTGTGGTCATGATCGTCTCCGTTGCGTTGCCGTTGTCTGGAGTTGACCGCCATATGCCGGTGCCGTTTCCCCACAGCCGACCGGCTGTCGCTTGTGCAATGGCAGGCGCGGCACCATATTCATCCGCATGAGCATGCCTGCCCCCGATCCGCTGTGCCGCTTCCATCCCGCCGTGGCGGGCTGGTTTTCCCGCAGCTTTCCCGCCCCGACACCGGCTCAGGCAGCAGCCTGGCCGTTGGTACGCGCCGGTCGCTCGACCCTGGTCGCCGCGCCGACCGGTTCGGGCAAGACGCTGACCGCCTTTCTCGCTGCCATCGACGCGCTGGTGCAGCAGGGCCTGACCGAGGGCGGGCTGGTCGACGGCACCCAGGTGCTATACGTCTCGCCGCTCAAGGCGCTGTCCAACGATATCCATATCAACCTCGAGCAACCGCTGGCCGGCATCGGCGCCGAGCTGCAACGGCTCGGCCTGCCGCCGGTGGACATTCGCACCGCTGTGCGCACCGGCGACACGCCGCAGGCCGAGCGCAACGCGATGCGCAAGCGGGTGCCGCATATCCTGGTCACCACGCCGGAATCGCTCTACGTGCTGCTCGGCTCCGAGTCCGGGCGGCAGATGCTGCGCGATGTGCGCAGCGTGATCGTCGACGAGATCCACGCCATCGCCGGCAACAAGCGCGGCAGCCACCTGGCGTTGTCGCTGGAGCGGCTGGAGGCGCTCTGCGAACGGCCGCTGGTGCGTGTCGGGCTGTCCGCCACACAGAAGCCCATAGACGCGGTTGCGCGCTTTCTGGTCGGAACCGAGCGCCCTTGCGAGATCGTCGATATCGGCCATGGCCGCGCCCGCGACCTGGCGCTTGAAGTCCCGCCGGTG harbors:
- a CDS encoding SDR family oxidoreductase, with amino-acid sequence MSDPVLLITGASSGIGAATARQAAKAGYRLALAARSADKLQRLVDEIGPQRAIAIRCDVTDYAEQQAMVQQVLERFGQLDAVYANAGIPGSEGGFSAADPAVWKEMLLTNVYGVGLTLRCTLAALKASRGHLLLTGSAAGRFVIPGSMYSASKWAVTGMGLSVREELRGSGVRVTLIEPGMVDTPLFDEPPAYALQPEDISRAVVYALSQPAHVDVNEILIRPTPPLQDKQ